A stretch of Desulfurivibrio alkaliphilus AHT 2 DNA encodes these proteins:
- a CDS encoding class I adenylate-forming enzyme family protein, with product MLLHHFFDDTVRRLPDKVALVCEGTSYTYADLDTRVGQLAGRLRAGGVTRGDRVALFLDNGVELVAGVLATLRIGCVFMPINPMTKQEKLAYLLNDARAAALVTQVNLRRTWEPALAANGTVRACLVAGTSATTPLPECCRPYPSADEPCAGPEKEPATFDHDLAAIIYTSGSTGDPKGVMLTHINMVAATRSVSTYLGLREEDTIICVLPLAFDYGLYQLLMAVKVGATLVLEASFAFPVKILELAAREKVTVLPGVPTIFSHLMHLDNLERFDLSKLRLITNTAAALSEEHIRRLRGLFPQAALFSMYGLTECKRVTYLPPEQLNIRPTSVGRGMPNVEVWLVDESGQLLPNGSIGELVIRGPNVMRGYWEKPAETAKRLKPGPLPGEMVLYSGDIFRTDEEGWLYFVARKDDIIKSRGEKVSPREVENAIYCLEGVQDVAVIGVGDEVLGQAIKAFVVPREGHTLTEREIIRHCLAHLENFMAPKYVEIVADLPKTETGKIKKTGLQ from the coding sequence ATGCTGCTTCATCACTTTTTTGATGACACGGTGCGCCGCCTTCCCGACAAAGTGGCCCTGGTTTGTGAAGGAACGAGTTACACTTATGCCGACCTCGACACCCGCGTGGGCCAGTTGGCTGGCCGGTTGAGGGCCGGCGGGGTGACCCGCGGCGATCGCGTGGCCCTGTTTCTTGATAACGGCGTTGAACTGGTGGCCGGGGTCCTTGCGACGCTGCGTATCGGCTGTGTGTTTATGCCGATTAACCCGATGACCAAACAGGAAAAGCTGGCTTACCTGCTCAACGACGCCCGGGCCGCCGCCCTGGTGACCCAGGTCAATTTGCGCAGAACCTGGGAGCCGGCCCTTGCTGCCAATGGCACGGTGCGTGCCTGCCTGGTTGCCGGAACATCGGCCACCACGCCCTTGCCGGAATGTTGCCGGCCATACCCGTCGGCAGATGAACCTTGTGCCGGCCCCGAAAAAGAACCTGCCACCTTCGATCACGACCTGGCCGCCATTATCTATACGTCGGGCTCCACCGGTGACCCCAAGGGCGTTATGCTGACCCACATCAACATGGTTGCGGCGACACGATCAGTCAGTACCTACCTGGGACTGCGTGAGGAAGACACCATCATCTGCGTGTTGCCGCTGGCTTTTGATTACGGCCTGTACCAGCTGTTGATGGCCGTCAAAGTCGGGGCGACGCTGGTTCTGGAGGCATCATTCGCCTTTCCCGTCAAGATCCTGGAGTTGGCGGCGCGGGAAAAGGTCACGGTGCTGCCCGGTGTGCCGACGATTTTTTCGCATTTAATGCATCTGGATAATCTGGAACGGTTTGATTTGTCGAAACTGCGGCTGATTACCAATACGGCGGCGGCCCTTTCCGAAGAGCATATCCGTCGCTTACGTGGGCTGTTTCCACAGGCCGCCCTGTTTTCGATGTACGGCCTGACCGAATGTAAACGGGTGACCTATCTACCGCCGGAACAGTTGAACATCCGACCAACCAGTGTCGGACGTGGCATGCCAAATGTGGAGGTCTGGCTGGTTGATGAGTCGGGGCAACTTTTACCCAACGGCAGCATCGGGGAATTGGTGATTCGTGGTCCCAACGTGATGCGCGGTTACTGGGAGAAACCGGCCGAAACGGCAAAACGGCTCAAGCCGGGGCCTCTGCCCGGTGAAATGGTGCTGTATTCGGGAGACATTTTTCGCACCGACGAGGAGGGATGGCTCTACTTTGTCGCCCGTAAGGATGACATTATCAAGAGTCGCGGTGAGAAGGTAAGCCCCCGGGAAGTGGAGAATGCAATTTATTGTTTAGAGGGTGTGCAGGATGTGGCGGTGATCGGAGTTGGAGATGAGGTGCTGGGGCAGGCGATAAAGGCCTTCGTTGTTCCAAGGGAGGGGCATACCTTGACGGAAAGAGAGATAATCAGGCATTGCCTGGCCCATCTCGAGAATTTTATGGCTCCCAAGTACGTCGAGATAGTTGCTGATTTGCCCAAGACCGAAACCGGCAAAATTAAAAAAACCGGTCTTCAATAG
- a CDS encoding serine O-acetyltransferase has protein sequence MFENLKRDSARYGPNWYKRGGFWIGAIYRFGNWADGLPYRFIRFPMWILYRLLRLPTRLFHIDIWAGRKGARIGPGLCLIHPWNVVIGSGVEVGENCLIFHDVTVGTGPTPGQPKIGNNVDLYVGARILGGVEIGDDSMVGAGCVVVKDVPPASVTVPPPPRVLPRSLSPVASGADLNKGKV, from the coding sequence ATGTTTGAAAACCTGAAGCGCGACAGTGCCAGATACGGTCCCAACTGGTACAAGCGAGGTGGATTCTGGATAGGAGCGATCTACCGGTTCGGTAATTGGGCGGATGGGTTGCCGTATCGGTTTATAAGGTTTCCCATGTGGATCCTTTATCGTCTCCTCCGGCTGCCGACCCGTCTGTTTCATATCGATATCTGGGCGGGTCGCAAAGGGGCGCGGATTGGCCCCGGTTTGTGCCTGATCCATCCATGGAATGTTGTGATTGGCAGTGGGGTGGAAGTAGGAGAAAATTGTTTAATCTTTCACGATGTGACGGTTGGGACCGGGCCGACGCCTGGTCAGCCGAAAATTGGCAACAACGTTGATCTTTACGTGGGCGCTCGCATTTTGGGGGGGGTTGAGATTGGTGATGATTCAATGGTGGGGGCCGGCTGCGTGGTCGTTAAAGACGTTCCTCCCGCCTCCGTCACAGTCCCGCCCCCCCCCCGGGTGCTTCCACGTTCTCTTTCGCCGGTGGCAAGCGGCGCAGACCTCAATAAGGGGAAAGTTTAA
- a CDS encoding glycosyltransferase family 4 protein, which yields MTAQHIAYLTSVYPAPSHTFIRREVEALRAQGIAIDTFSIRRPDAGARLATPDQEALRTTDYLLPTGPFELLKNHLFALGGRPVAYLSTLRKALGHRPPGSRGLLWSLFYFAEAIMLAAKLKARGITHLHNHFANSGADVGMLASHFLNIPWSLTLHGSADWAYPAGYLLAEKIKAAAFVACVSNYGRSQAMRISHPAYWRKIFIARCGIELSVFPKSPHGHQRSQPLRIVTVGRLSPEKGQLGLIEAFAATRAKGVEAHLRIIGDGPLREQLEAMVSDLDLQDHCILAGQQPEDAVLEELAKADIFVLSSFLEGLPVVLMEALAMQVPVIAPCVAGIPELVLHGDTGLLFNTGDWQDLAEKIAYAAANPDQCIAMAAKGRRLVVELFDINRAIEPKKQRFLSGDPGNGTTL from the coding sequence ATGACCGCACAGCACATTGCTTATCTGACCAGTGTCTACCCAGCACCCTCCCACACCTTTATACGCCGTGAAGTAGAGGCCCTGCGCGCACAAGGGATTGCTATCGACACTTTCAGCATTCGCAGACCGGACGCTGGCGCCCGCCTCGCCACTCCGGACCAGGAAGCCCTTCGCACTACCGATTACCTACTGCCCACCGGCCCATTTGAGCTATTGAAGAACCATCTCTTCGCACTCGGCGGCCGACCAGTCGCCTATCTCTCAACGCTGCGCAAAGCCTTGGGCCATCGCCCCCCAGGATCACGCGGCCTGCTCTGGTCCCTGTTCTATTTTGCGGAAGCGATTATGCTGGCGGCCAAACTCAAAGCGCGCGGGATCACTCATCTCCACAACCATTTCGCTAATTCGGGCGCGGACGTCGGCATGCTGGCCAGCCACTTTCTTAACATACCATGGAGCCTGACGCTCCATGGCTCGGCGGACTGGGCCTATCCCGCAGGCTATCTGTTAGCGGAAAAAATCAAGGCAGCCGCCTTTGTCGCCTGTGTTTCAAACTATGGACGCTCCCAGGCGATGCGGATCAGTCATCCTGCTTACTGGCGCAAAATCTTCATCGCCCGTTGCGGAATCGAGCTGTCCGTTTTCCCCAAAAGCCCTCACGGACACCAACGCAGCCAGCCGCTGCGGATTGTCACCGTGGGCCGGCTTTCACCAGAGAAAGGGCAACTTGGCCTGATCGAGGCATTTGCCGCAACACGTGCAAAAGGGGTGGAGGCACACCTCCGCATCATCGGCGATGGCCCGCTCCGAGAGCAACTTGAAGCCATGGTCAGCGATCTGGACCTGCAGGATCATTGCATATTGGCCGGTCAACAGCCGGAGGATGCAGTTCTGGAGGAGTTGGCAAAGGCGGACATTTTCGTCCTTTCCAGCTTTCTGGAGGGTCTGCCGGTGGTATTAATGGAAGCATTGGCCATGCAGGTACCGGTAATTGCGCCATGCGTGGCTGGTATACCCGAACTGGTCCTTCATGGTGATACGGGCTTGCTGTTTAACACAGGAGATTGGCAGGATTTGGCCGAAAAAATCGCATACGCCGCAGCCAACCCCGATCAATGCATAGCCATGGCCGCCAAGGGGCGCCGGTTGGTGGTTGAACTCTTTGATATCAACCGTGCCATAGAACCCAAAAAACAACGTTTCTTGTCAGGAGATCCAGGCAACGGGACGACGTTGTAA
- a CDS encoding exosortase C-terminal domain/associated protein EpsI: protein MAATVAGRAGGARAWTVPWRALLATILVLIAGAIGLEPIWRWLHAQWSSVHGIYSHGYLNLMLSMWMGYRYWRRDPPDRLRPDWRGAVPLAGLVGLLAIMGLVFIDASRSLLLPPVFLCCVWLLFGAPAVRRLLLPALFLYFAIAPFWLFNVPLQSLAAVVVGQVIVFSGFTAYLDGKFIHIPAGIFEIAQGCSGVSYFVAALTLACFFALMYLRKKRYRLLLVGVAGLAAIFSNWVRIYTLILIGHFTDMQHSLVAEHNTYGWIVFLVFFAPVLMLARWLEGRELATVGASAATNAFGARKLGFGATSPGSQSSGVTSLAGSLASWSGAAVLASTLLLVPALVGWGGSLSSSPAGVGLLPYVSSTAREVDRFPSAWSPVTQQAVEQRLVDKWGGGETFEVYRALYPVQDWGAELFTSGNSVTGEGWRQLGVSLVEVNIAGQKMQVVEHVGILYGQRRLIWSWYYVAGTPVVNRQYARLVQLKGIFAGRRDAGVLAVSLVCGWGCDESRAILRGYVEEAGAGLLVDHQSFTRTF, encoded by the coding sequence ATGGCAGCAACGGTTGCCGGAAGGGCAGGCGGGGCTCGCGCCTGGACCGTGCCATGGAGGGCCCTACTGGCCACGATTCTGGTGCTGATCGCCGGCGCAATTGGGCTGGAGCCGATCTGGCGCTGGCTGCATGCCCAATGGAGCAGTGTCCACGGCATCTATTCGCATGGCTACCTGAACCTGATGCTTAGTATGTGGATGGGATATCGATACTGGCGCCGCGATCCACCAGACAGGCTGAGGCCGGACTGGCGCGGGGCTGTCCCACTGGCCGGGTTGGTTGGCCTGCTGGCGATCATGGGGCTGGTATTTATTGATGCTAGCCGTTCATTGCTTTTACCGCCGGTGTTTTTGTGTTGTGTCTGGTTGTTGTTCGGTGCTCCGGCTGTTCGCCGGTTGTTGTTGCCGGCGCTGTTCCTCTATTTTGCCATTGCTCCTTTCTGGCTTTTCAATGTGCCACTCCAGTCACTTGCCGCTGTGGTTGTTGGCCAGGTGATCGTGTTTAGTGGGTTTACAGCATACCTTGACGGTAAATTTATTCACATCCCGGCCGGCATATTCGAGATTGCCCAAGGGTGCAGTGGTGTGAGTTATTTTGTTGCCGCCCTTACGCTGGCCTGCTTCTTCGCGCTGATGTATCTCCGCAAGAAGCGCTACCGCCTGTTGCTGGTCGGCGTTGCCGGACTTGCGGCAATTTTCTCGAACTGGGTCCGCATCTACACCCTGATCCTGATCGGACATTTCACCGACATGCAGCACAGTTTGGTTGCGGAGCACAACACTTACGGCTGGATTGTATTCTTGGTCTTTTTCGCGCCGGTGCTCATGCTGGCGCGATGGCTGGAGGGTCGGGAACTGGCGACTGTTGGAGCATCCGCTGCAACGAATGCATTCGGTGCCAGGAAGTTGGGTTTTGGTGCCACGTCGCCGGGTTCACAGTCATCGGGTGTAACATCCCTGGCCGGTTCTCTCGCCTCATGGAGTGGTGCCGCGGTTTTGGCGTCCACCTTGCTGCTTGTGCCGGCTTTGGTTGGCTGGGGCGGTTCCCTGTCGTCGTCTCCGGCAGGGGTCGGTTTGCTGCCGTACGTTTCGTCAACTGCTCGTGAGGTGGATCGTTTCCCGTCCGCCTGGTCACCGGTCACGCAACAGGCCGTTGAGCAGCGTCTTGTTGATAAATGGGGTGGTGGTGAGACGTTCGAAGTTTATCGTGCCCTATATCCGGTTCAGGACTGGGGTGCGGAACTGTTTACCTCCGGCAATTCTGTGACCGGTGAAGGGTGGAGGCAACTCGGAGTAAGCTTGGTTGAAGTCAATATCGCTGGCCAAAAAATGCAGGTTGTGGAGCATGTTGGAATACTTTATGGTCAGCGCCGCCTGATCTGGTCTTGGTATTACGTTGCAGGCACGCCGGTGGTTAATCGTCAGTACGCCAGGCTCGTCCAATTGAAGGGGATCTTTGCCGGACGGAGGGATGCGGGGGTGCTGGCGGTGTCATTGGTCTGCGGCTGGGGGTGTGACGAGTCCCGTGCCATACTGCGAGGTTATGTTGAGGAGGCAGGTGCCGGATTGCTGGTGGATCACCAATCGTTCACCAGAACATTTTAG
- the asnB gene encoding asparagine synthase (glutamine-hydrolyzing), with the protein MCGVAGIYVVGRGALPERRELEAMVGRLAHRGPDGTGFLVDKRIGLAHSRLSIIDLAGGQQPIHNEDQTVWVVFNGEIFNYIELRRKLEGEGHRFYTHSDTEVIVHLYEEHGERFVDYLNGQFAIALWDTRLGRLLLARDRTGIRPLFYTENSGRLLFASEIKALFALPEVPRRFDPRALAEICAYWAPLAPRTAFAGVSSLPPGHLMVVDNGRARVQRYWDWKFPEKISTAQLQRSAEDYAEELRDLLIDAVRLQLRADVPVGAYLSGGLDSSIITALIRHFTTTPLRTFSLTFEDDEFDESAHQREMAAFLGTEHTSIRCTRADIAAAFPQTIFHTETPIVRTAPTPLMLLSGHVRASGYKVVLTGEGADEVFGGYDLFKEAKIRRFWARFPESRIRPLILARLYPYLKNSPAGGRAFSEAFFKEGIEFGDQPWFAHLPRWRTTQRIRQFFSSELRASLADWDPCESLSATMPPDIRSWIPLGRDQYVEAHTLMSGYLLCSQGDRMAMANSIEGRFPFLDHRLIEFANQLPPQLKIQGLTEKYLLKRAMTGLIPPSVRKRTKQPYRAPDSQSFFNDEGHPVDYVAELFSPAKIAAAGYFDANATGKLYRKCQAGRAIGFADNMAFVTILSTMLLHEQFILGHDTGTESKNHAASSLF; encoded by the coding sequence ATGTGTGGAGTTGCCGGAATTTATGTGGTGGGCAGGGGCGCCCTCCCTGAGCGCCGCGAGCTTGAGGCGATGGTCGGTCGCCTGGCGCACCGAGGCCCGGACGGAACCGGCTTTCTTGTGGACAAGCGGATTGGCCTGGCCCACTCCCGCCTGAGCATTATTGATCTTGCCGGCGGTCAGCAACCGATCCACAATGAGGATCAAACCGTGTGGGTCGTGTTCAACGGTGAGATTTTCAATTATATCGAATTGAGACGGAAGCTGGAAGGGGAGGGGCACCGTTTCTATACGCATTCCGATACCGAAGTCATCGTTCATCTTTATGAAGAACATGGTGAACGCTTTGTCGACTATCTGAACGGGCAGTTTGCGATCGCGTTGTGGGACACTCGCCTTGGCCGTTTGCTTCTGGCCCGAGATCGTACCGGCATCCGTCCTCTTTTCTATACCGAAAACTCTGGCCGCCTGTTGTTTGCTTCCGAAATTAAAGCCCTTTTTGCCCTGCCGGAAGTGCCTCGCCGTTTTGACCCCCGGGCGCTTGCCGAGATCTGTGCCTACTGGGCGCCGCTGGCCCCGCGTACCGCCTTCGCCGGCGTATCGTCGCTGCCTCCGGGCCACCTGATGGTTGTTGATAATGGTCGGGCCAGGGTACAACGTTACTGGGACTGGAAGTTTCCGGAAAAGATCTCCACGGCGCAGTTGCAACGCAGTGCGGAGGACTACGCCGAGGAGTTGCGCGATTTGCTGATCGACGCGGTGCGACTGCAGTTGCGCGCGGATGTTCCGGTGGGCGCCTATTTGAGTGGCGGCCTTGATTCGTCGATCATCACCGCTTTGATTCGTCATTTTACCACCACGCCTTTGCGCACTTTTTCTTTAACTTTTGAAGACGACGAGTTTGACGAGAGCGCACACCAGCGGGAAATGGCCGCTTTTCTCGGCACCGAACATACGTCGATACGATGTACACGAGCTGACATCGCGGCCGCCTTCCCGCAAACGATTTTCCATACCGAAACCCCGATTGTCCGTACTGCCCCGACCCCGCTGATGTTGCTCTCCGGTCATGTGCGGGCCTCGGGCTACAAAGTGGTCTTGACCGGTGAAGGAGCAGACGAAGTCTTTGGGGGGTACGACCTGTTCAAGGAGGCTAAGATACGTCGTTTTTGGGCTCGGTTTCCGGAGTCGAGAATTCGTCCCCTTATCCTTGCGCGCCTCTACCCTTACTTGAAGAACTCGCCGGCAGGTGGCCGGGCGTTCTCCGAGGCCTTTTTCAAGGAGGGGATCGAATTCGGCGATCAGCCCTGGTTTGCGCATCTGCCGCGCTGGAGGACCACCCAACGCATCAGGCAGTTTTTTTCCTCGGAATTGCGCGCTTCGCTTGCCGACTGGGACCCCTGCGAATCTTTGTCGGCAACCATGCCGCCGGATATCCGGAGTTGGATTCCGCTGGGGCGGGATCAGTACGTGGAAGCGCATACCTTGATGAGCGGCTACCTGCTGTGTTCGCAGGGCGACCGGATGGCCATGGCCAACTCCATCGAGGGGCGTTTCCCCTTTCTCGATCACCGACTGATCGAGTTTGCCAACCAGTTGCCGCCACAACTCAAAATTCAGGGGCTGACCGAGAAATACCTGTTGAAAAGAGCGATGACCGGGCTTATCCCCCCATCGGTGCGCAAGAGAACTAAGCAACCCTATCGGGCCCCGGACAGTCAGAGCTTCTTCAATGATGAAGGCCACCCGGTAGATTATGTTGCTGAACTGTTCAGCCCGGCCAAAATCGCCGCCGCGGGGTATTTTGATGCCAACGCCACCGGCAAGCTTTACCGGAAGTGCCAGGCGGGTCGCGCAATCGGGTTTGCCGACAACATGGCGTTTGTTACCATTCTTTCGACCATGTTGCTCCACGAGCAATTTATTCTTGGCCATGATACAGGAACGGAGTCCAAAAACCATGCTGCTTCATCACTTTTTTGA
- the nadE gene encoding NAD(+) synthase → MVEARLHDGVLKIDCAVETDRIAKWMIGVVGRDLRRRGVVVALSGGVDSSVCAALAVRALGAGKVYGLMLPERDSSPLSLKRGKQVADCLGIDYLVEDIGPTLDSLGCYLRRDEAIRRLFPEYGPGWKSKIAIAGGRDGSFNYFNLVVQTPGGELLEKRMPPREYLQIVAATNFKQRTRKMIEYFHADRLNYAVIGTPNRLEYDQGFFVKNGDGAADLKPIAHLYKTQVYALASHLRIPEEISSAAPTTDTYSLEQGQDEFYFSLSYDKMDVALWSFNHGVSEEALASHLGLSPQQAAFVYKDIVAKRTATRYLHAPAKLMEPIMEPIYEPAMPAR, encoded by the coding sequence ATGGTTGAAGCCAGACTCCATGACGGCGTGCTTAAAATAGATTGTGCGGTTGAAACTGACCGTATCGCCAAATGGATGATCGGGGTCGTTGGCCGGGATTTGAGACGTCGGGGAGTAGTAGTAGCATTATCCGGCGGGGTGGACAGCTCGGTTTGTGCGGCGTTGGCCGTGAGAGCATTAGGTGCCGGCAAAGTTTATGGCCTGATGTTGCCGGAGCGCGACTCTTCGCCCCTGAGCCTTAAGCGGGGCAAGCAGGTGGCCGACTGCTTGGGTATCGATTATCTCGTTGAAGATATTGGGCCGACGCTTGATTCCCTGGGTTGCTACCTCCGACGGGATGAAGCGATTCGCCGCCTGTTTCCGGAATACGGCCCCGGGTGGAAAAGCAAGATCGCCATTGCCGGTGGTCGCGATGGGAGCTTCAACTATTTCAACCTGGTTGTGCAAACGCCCGGCGGCGAGTTGCTGGAAAAACGCATGCCGCCGCGGGAATACCTGCAGATTGTGGCCGCGACCAATTTCAAGCAGCGTACCCGCAAGATGATCGAATATTTTCATGCCGATCGACTTAACTATGCGGTTATCGGCACCCCGAACCGTTTGGAGTATGACCAGGGCTTCTTTGTCAAAAACGGTGACGGCGCTGCTGACTTGAAGCCGATTGCCCATCTCTACAAAACCCAGGTGTACGCACTGGCCAGCCATCTAAGAATTCCGGAAGAGATCAGCAGCGCCGCCCCGACCACTGATACCTACAGTCTGGAGCAGGGGCAGGATGAGTTCTACTTCTCCTTGAGCTACGACAAGATGGATGTTGCCCTGTGGTCATTCAACCACGGGGTTTCGGAAGAAGCACTGGCTTCTCATTTGGGGTTATCGCCGCAGCAGGCGGCGTTCGTATATAAAGACATTGTTGCCAAGCGGACAGCCACTCGCTATCTGCACGCCCCGGCGAAACTGATGGAACCGATTATGGAACCGATTTATGAACCGGCGATGCCTGCACGATAA
- a CDS encoding serine O-acetyltransferase, which yields MESEQSGMKFVETLNKDDDRSWDAVSSEIPDWNREVNEHYWEPGKQLLKTIRSYQYWRARGGPVAFLMRRMAVLRHRWWSIVSGADVPLSTSIGGGLLLTHPTGVVIHPDSVVGVNCLIFQQVTLGAGGKKPGAPILGGHVDVGAGAKILGGVRIGNGVRVGANAVVLDDVPDHSTAVGVPARVIARQQNNTSGRAL from the coding sequence ATGGAAAGTGAGCAATCCGGTATGAAATTCGTCGAAACGTTAAACAAAGATGATGATCGAAGCTGGGATGCGGTATCGTCCGAAATCCCCGATTGGAACCGTGAAGTGAATGAGCACTATTGGGAACCGGGAAAACAACTGCTCAAAACAATTAGAAGCTACCAATACTGGCGTGCACGTGGCGGGCCGGTCGCTTTTTTGATGCGGCGTATGGCGGTGTTGCGGCACCGTTGGTGGTCGATTGTCTCCGGGGCGGATGTTCCACTGAGTACCTCCATTGGCGGCGGGCTGCTGTTGACCCACCCCACCGGCGTGGTCATCCATCCCGACAGCGTTGTCGGGGTCAATTGTCTTATTTTTCAACAGGTTACCCTGGGCGCCGGGGGAAAAAAACCGGGGGCGCCCATCCTGGGTGGGCATGTTGATGTTGGGGCCGGGGCCAAGATACTGGGGGGCGTTCGCATCGGTAATGGTGTTCGCGTTGGCGCCAATGCCGTGGTCCTCGATGATGTGCCGGATCACAGCACGGCGGTGGGTGTTCCGGCGCGGGTTATCGCCAGGCAGCAGAATAACACTTCCGGCAGGGCATTATAA
- a CDS encoding acyl carrier protein produces the protein MIAKAAGATAFAKKEGYGGIMQEPKAVVRRFLLDNFVMGSDADIADDTSFMKEHILDSTGFIELVTFLEESFGIVIDNDEMLPENLDSLLNIELYLSRRLAAAEGSGGTTGAGGGHNG, from the coding sequence TTGATAGCCAAGGCCGCCGGGGCAACAGCCTTTGCTAAAAAAGAAGGATATGGGGGCATCATGCAGGAACCCAAAGCTGTGGTTCGCCGATTTCTGCTGGATAATTTCGTTATGGGTAGTGATGCTGACATCGCCGACGATACTTCTTTTATGAAAGAGCATATCCTAGATTCCACTGGTTTTATTGAATTGGTCACGTTTCTGGAGGAATCTTTCGGGATTGTGATTGATAACGATGAGATGTTGCCGGAGAATCTCGACAGTTTGCTCAATATCGAGTTGTATTTGAGCAGGAGGCTTGCGGCGGCGGAGGGTTCAGGTGGGACGACGGGTGCGGGGGGCGGTCATAATGGTTGA
- a CDS encoding polysaccharide deacetylase family protein: MKPLIRDLLAYTLQATGITEPQRRFGDHLFIATFHRVLPESQRRQYPLPGLAVTPEELAWFVRFFQQRFLCQRLDLAWLEYSAGKPSNLPRLAITFDDGQLDNYLHAAPVLDSLGVSATFFIPVEAVETQQMLWHDRMGYAIQLLKEIESQSALLVQLAHNDNQKPATPQAGVTVAKHWPPEARLNWIKKAEATLPTTIPDWDGMMNWEQIHDLSRRGHEIGSHSYSHPLLTQCDDSHLEREITTSKQRIEAETRSSIFSFCYPNGDHDQRVVDAVAQAGYSLAVTTHWGSNAPGTAPHALQRHDMVATNASDRHGRLSSARMAMRMTGWAQGVQR; the protein is encoded by the coding sequence GTGAAGCCGTTGATCAGGGATTTGCTGGCATACACTCTTCAGGCAACCGGCATTACCGAGCCCCAACGCCGATTTGGCGATCATCTCTTCATAGCCACCTTCCACCGAGTGCTGCCGGAATCCCAGCGGCGACAATACCCCCTCCCCGGCCTGGCGGTTACCCCTGAGGAACTGGCCTGGTTTGTCCGTTTCTTTCAACAGCGTTTTCTTTGCCAAAGGCTGGATCTTGCCTGGCTTGAATACTCGGCAGGCAAGCCATCCAACCTGCCCAGACTGGCCATTACCTTCGACGATGGTCAACTCGACAACTATCTGCACGCCGCCCCGGTTCTGGATAGTCTGGGTGTTTCCGCAACCTTCTTCATCCCGGTTGAGGCGGTGGAAACGCAACAAATGCTTTGGCATGATCGCATGGGCTATGCCATTCAACTGCTGAAAGAAATTGAATCACAATCAGCTTTGCTGGTTCAGTTGGCGCATAATGACAACCAGAAGCCGGCAACGCCGCAAGCCGGGGTGACGGTAGCCAAGCACTGGCCCCCCGAAGCGCGACTGAATTGGATCAAAAAGGCCGAAGCGACACTGCCGACCACTATACCTGACTGGGACGGCATGATGAACTGGGAGCAGATCCATGATCTCAGCCGGCGCGGCCACGAAATTGGCAGTCACTCCTACAGCCATCCGTTGCTGACCCAGTGCGATGACAGCCATCTGGAACGGGAAATTACAACCTCCAAACAACGCATTGAAGCGGAAACCCGTTCGAGCATTTTCTCTTTTTGTTATCCCAATGGCGATCACGATCAGCGTGTGGTCGATGCCGTGGCGCAAGCCGGCTATTCCCTGGCAGTGACAACCCACTGGGGGAGCAACGCCCCGGGGACTGCCCCACACGCGCTACAACGACACGACATGGTAGCAACCAACGCCAGCGATCGCCACGGCCGGCTCTCCTCGGCCCGAATGGCGATGCGCATGACCGGCTGGGCTCAAGGAGTTCAACGATGA